From Pelagovum pacificum:
CACCATCCGCTACGCCCAGAACGACCTCGAGCAGGCGATGGTGGAGCTTCGCGACGCGCGCGAACAGATGACCGTGTTCCGCACCCGTACCCAGATCCCCGACCCCGAGGTCGATCTCGAGGGCCGGATGGGCGTTCTGAACAACCTGCAGCAGCAGCTCGCCGAGGCGCTGATCGAGCTCGACCTCCTGCTCGGGGGCGACGCCGCCGAGACCGACCCCCGCGTGGTGCAGGCCCGGCGGCGGATCGACGTGATCCGGGGCCGGATCACCGAGGAACGCCAGAGCTTCGCCTCCGCCGAGGGCAACGTCACGGGCGAGGACTACCCGACCCTGATGGCCGAGTACGAGGGGCTGATGGTCGACCGCGAGTTCGCGGAGCAGAACTACGTGACCGCGCGCGCCTCGCTGGAGCTGGCGCAGACCAACGCGCAGCGCCAGAGCCGCTACCTCGCGGTCTATATCGAGCCGACGGAGCCGCAGCGCGCGGAATATCCCCGGCGGCTGGTCCTGTTCGGGCTGATCGCCTTCTTCCTGGTGCTCGCCTGGGCGATCATGTCGCTGATCTACTATTCCGTGCGGGACAGCCGGTAAGCGAAGGGCGGGGACCATGATCCGCTTCGAACACCTGTCGAAAAGCTTCTGGATCCGGGGCCACAAGAAGGTCGTGATCGACGATCTGACGATGACCCTGCCGACCGGCAAGTCGCTGGCGCTGCTCGGCCGGAACGGCGCGGGCAAGACCACGCTTTTGTCGATCATCGCCGGCATCCAGGCGGCGGATTCGGGTGAAGTGATCTCGGACGGGACGATCTCCTGGCCGGTGGCCTTCGGCGGCTCGTTCCACCGCGATCTGACCGGCGCGCAGAACGTGCGCTTCGTGGCTCGCGCCTACGGCGTCGACAGCGAGGAGCTGATCGAGTTCGTCGAGGATTTCGCCGAGATCGGCCGCCATTTCCACATGCCGGTGCGCAGCTATTCCGCCGGTATGCGGGCGCGCCTGACCTTCGGACTGTCGATGGGGATCCGCTTCGACACCTACCTGATCGACGAGGTCACGGCCGTCGGCGACGCCAACTTCAACCGCAAGAGCCAGGCCGTCTTCCTCGCCCGCGTGAAGAATGCCAGCGCCATCATGGTCAGCCACTCCACCGGCAAGCTGCGCGGCTTCTGCGACAGTGGTATCGTGCTGAACGACGGGCGGATGGAATATTACGACGACCTCGACGAAGCGATCGCCCGCCACGAGGAAATCAACCTCACCCCGCTGGCGCGCAAGCGCGCCTGATCCCTAAAACTTTAGTCTGATCCGGCGCGAAAACCGCTTTTGCGCCGCCGCCCCGCGCCGGCCGCCGCCCGGTCGCGCTCCGAGGGTCCCTTTCGTGTTCAACGACGCGTGGGGGCGCCGTCATGGGATATATCTCTGTCCGGGGGACGCTGCGGCTCGGCGCCGATCAACTCGACATCGGGATCAGCGACCTGCGGCTCGGGACGGTCTCGTCCTCCTCCGCGGTGGTCTACGGCACGACGGGGCGGCTCGGCGGGCTGTTCACGCTGCGGTTGCCGTCGAACGGAATGGCGTCGCTCAAGGACAGCGTGATCTTCGGCAGTTCCGCCTACACCGCCGCGCCCGACCTCGGGCTGATCGACATCGGCCGGGGGCCGGAAGTCGCGACCGGGCTCGACAGCGCGGGCCGGTTCGTCTTCACCGACACCGACGCGAGCGGGGCGCTGAACGGATCCCGCACGAAGCCCGGTCCGTCGCAGCTAACCGGATGGGTGACGCAGGTCGATCAGGCCAATTCAGGCACTGTTTTCGCAGCGGACACCCGGGGCGGCATCCTGTTCTTCGGCCACGACGGATCCGGCGGGCTGACCGGTGGCAGCATGGTCGCCGACACCTCTGCCAGCCACCTCGCGCGGGTCACGGCGACGGCCACGGCACGGATCGGCAGCAACGACTACCTGTTCGCCGCGGACTCGGTCGAGAAGGGGGTCACGTCGCTGCGGGTCGGGACCGGCGGCGCGACGGTGAAGGACGCCATCGGCGCGGCCGACGGGATCGGCATCATGACCCCGACCGACATCGCCACGGCGACGGTGCTGGGCGAGACTTTCGTCCTGCTCGCCTCCTCCGCCTCGGGCGGCGGAGCGCTGAGCGTCTTCAAGGCCTCCTCCTCCGGTTCGCTCAGTCTTGCCGACCACGTCACAGATACTCTGCTCACCCGGTTCGGGCAGGCGCAGACCCTTGTGACGGTGCAATCGGGCGACCGCACCTTCGTCGTCGCGGGGGGCGGGGACCTCGGCCTGTCGCTCTTCGTGCTGCTGCCGGGCGGGCGGCTCGTGCATCTGGAGAGCATCGCCGACACGACCTCGATCGGGCTTGGCGGGGTGCAGGCGGTCACCGCCGCGAAGGTCGGCTCCCGGATCGAGATCCTCGCCGCCTCACAGAACGAGGCCGGGCTCACCCAGCTGGCCGTCTCCGTCGCTGAGCAGGGCGTCGACCGGCGCGCCGCCACCTCCGGCAGCAGCCTGTCGGGCGGCAATGGCGACGATCTGCTTGCCGGGCGGGGTGGGATGGATTCGCTCTACGGCGGCAGCGGCGACGACATCCTGTTCGACGGAGCCGGGGCCGACCTGATGCATGGCGGGGCAGGGGACGACATCTTCATCTTCGCGGCGGACGGCGATACCGATCGGGTCTACGGGTTCGAGCCGGGGCGTGACAGGCTCGATCTCTCGGCGTTTCCGTTCCTCTACGATACCTCCGCCATCGCCTACGGCGCGATGTCCTGGGGCGCGCGCCTGACGGTCGGGGACGAGGTGATCGACCTCCACAGCGCCTCTGGCGGAGCCCTGTCGCGCAGCGAAGCGATCGGCGCGGTGGAACTCGACGGCGGCCACCGCACCGCCGCGGTGCCGAGCGACCTGCCCCCGGTCGAACAGGGCGATCCGCCGCCCGACATTCCGCTCCCCCCGCCGCCCGCCGACCCGGGCCGCACGGTCGAGGGCACGGCCGGGCAGGACATCCTCGAGGGCGGCGGCCAGGACGACCTGCTGCGCGCCGGCGCCGGATCGGATTCGCTCTACGGCGGCTACGGCAACGACCGGCTGGAGGGCGGCGACGGCGACGACCGGCTGCTCGGGGGCGAGGGCGCGGACTGGCTCGACGGCGGGGCAGGGGCGGACAACCTGTTCGGCGGTGGCGGACATGATCGTCTTTCAGGAGGACCGCAAGATGATCTTCTGATCGGCGGCTCGGGCAACGATACACTTTGGGGCGACACCCATCAGGATCGCCTTTCAGGAGGAGACGGCCGCGACAGTCTCTATGGTGGCAGCGGTCATGACCAGTTGTTCGGTGAGGCTGATTCCGACTTCCTTTTTGGAGGGTGGGGTAATGACTTCCTTCGTGGAGGCTCGGGAGACGATGATCTTGCCGGGAACGAGGGCTATGATCGGATTGAAGGAGAGCACGGCAACGATCGCCTTTATGGAGATGGTGGTGAGGACAACATGAGTGGCCAGTCGGGTCACGACCTCATTGCCGGAGGTCACGGCAACGACCGGCTGTCTGGGGGGGATGGCTACGATCTGCTTTACGGCGGCACCGGAAATGATGCGATGTATGGGGATGCAGGCAAAGACAATCTGAATGGGCACGACGGCCATGATAAAATGGCAGGTGGTTCTAACGACGATCGTTTATCTGGTGGGGGTGGCTATGACTTACTTTATGGCGGCAGCGGTAACGATGTGATCTATGGTGACCCGGGAAATGATAATCTCATCGCACATGAAGGCGGGGACCGGCTTTATGCAGGCTCTGGCCACGATCGACTCTCGGGCGGTGGCGGAGATGACACTCTGATCGGTGGGACTGGCCGAGACGTACTCTACGGCGACCCGGGCAACGATCGGATGGACGGTGGTTCCGACCACGACCGGATGAGTGGAGGTTCAGGGCGGGACCTGCTCTTTGGCGGTAGCGGCAACGATAATATGCATGGCGGCAGTGGTAATGATCACATGCTGGGTGGATCAGGACGTGATCGGATATCCGGGGGATCTGGCCGCGATGTGCTTTCGGGCGGTAGCTCAGCCGACGACTTCGTCTTCGACCGATCGTCCGGCCATGACCGGATCACCGATTTCAACGTCTGGCAGGACGATCTGCAGTTCTACGGGATGAGCCGGTCGGCGGTGAAGGTGAGCGCGACCTCCGCTGGCCTGCTGGTCACCTGGGACGACGACAGCGTGCTGCTCCAGGGGCTCGGGGGCTGGGCGGCGGACAAGATCGACATGGATTTCGGCTGAGTTCTCTGGCACCTGACGCAGCGAAACAGGCGAAGGGGCAGGGCGATGGACATTCTGCTGGTGGGCGCGGGCCTTTCAGGGGCGGTGATCGCGCGCGAGCTGGCCGAGGCGGGCCACCGCTGCACCGTGATCGATGGCCGCCCCCACGTGGCCGGCAACTGCCACACCGAGCGGGACCCCGCGACCGGCGTGATGGTCCATGTCTACGGGCCGCACATCTTCCACACCGCCGACGCCGGCGTGTGGGATTACGTGAACCGGCACATGACCTTCCGCCCCTACCGCCACCAGGTGCGCACCACGGTCGGCGACAGGGTCTATTCCATGCCGATCAACCTGCTCACCATCAACCAGTTCTTCGGCACCGCCATGCGCCCGGACGAGGCCGCGGCCTTCATCAAGGCCAAGGCAGAGCCGATCGCCGACCCGCAAAGCTTCGAGGAACAGGCGCTCGCCTTCGTCGGGCGCGAGATCTACGAAGCCTTCTTCAAGGGCTACACGGAAAAGCAGTGGGGCACCTCGCCGCAGAACCTGCCGGCCAGCATCCTGAAGCGGCTGCCGCTGCGCTTTTCCTACGACGACAATTACTTCGCCCACCCGTTCCAGGGCATGCCCGAGCGGGGCTATACCGAGATGGTCGAAAGCATCCTCGACCATCCGGGGATCGACGTGCATGTTTCGACCGTGTTCCAGCCTGAAATGGCCTCCCGCTACGGCCATGTCTTCTGGTCGGGGCCGCTCGACGGGTGGTTCGGCTACGACCTCGGGCGGCTCGGCTACCGGACGCTCGACTTCGAGCGCTTCGAGGGGCAGGGGGACTGGCAGGGCTGCGCGGTGATGAACTACGGCGACGCGGACATGCCCTTCACCCGGATCACCGAGCACAAGCATTTCGCGCCGTGGGAAGAGCATGGGGACTCTGTCCTCTACCGCGAATTCTCGCGCGCCTGCGGGGCGGAGGACATCCCCTACTACCCGATCCGGCTGGTGGAGGAGAAGGCGCTGCTCGGCGACTACGTTTCGCGCGCGGACGGCGAGGAAGGCGTGACCTTCGTCGGCCGCCTCGGCACCTACCGCTACCTCGACATGGACGTCACCATCCGCGAGGCACTCGACACGGCGGGCGCGTTCCTTGCGGCGCAAAAGGCGGGCACCGCGATGTCCGCCGTCGTGAAAGCGCCTTTGTAGGGTCTGTTCTGTGGTTCAGCCGAGGTCAAAGCTGTCGGTCGTGAAGTCGGTCGTCTGCACGCCTTCGAAGATCGTGAGGAGGTCCAGCTCGTCGGCGTCGATGACGCTATTGTTGTTGGTGTCAGAAGCCCGGAACAGACCGCTGTCCTCGCCGTCGTCGACCACGAGGTAGAAGGTGTCGCCATCGTCCTGGAACTCGAAGGTTGCGTTGTTCCCGTCTAGGTTCGCCAGGTAATTCGCCACCTGTCCCGCATCCGTCAGGGATGCGGCATTCCCGGTTGTCTGCAGGATCTCGATCGTATCGTCGCTTACACCCTGCCCGGTCACGAATCCGACGGTGGTACCGTAGGAGGCATCCGACCCATCGCGGAACAGGAACGTATCTCCTTCAGCCTGGGCGAAGTCCGTTATGGTGTCGACGCCCTCTGCCGAGCTGTCACCGTAGTTGCGTAGGAACTGGTCCTGGCCGGACCCGCCGGTCAGGATGTCGTTGCCGGCTCCTCCGATGAGGAGGTCGTCGTCGGCCGCGCCGTCGAGTTGG
This genomic window contains:
- a CDS encoding ABC transporter ATP-binding protein — its product is MIRFEHLSKSFWIRGHKKVVIDDLTMTLPTGKSLALLGRNGAGKTTLLSIIAGIQAADSGEVISDGTISWPVAFGGSFHRDLTGAQNVRFVARAYGVDSEELIEFVEDFAEIGRHFHMPVRSYSAGMRARLTFGLSMGIRFDTYLIDEVTAVGDANFNRKSQAVFLARVKNASAIMVSHSTGKLRGFCDSGIVLNDGRMEYYDDLDEAIARHEEINLTPLARKRA
- a CDS encoding calcium-binding protein codes for the protein MGYISVRGTLRLGADQLDIGISDLRLGTVSSSSAVVYGTTGRLGGLFTLRLPSNGMASLKDSVIFGSSAYTAAPDLGLIDIGRGPEVATGLDSAGRFVFTDTDASGALNGSRTKPGPSQLTGWVTQVDQANSGTVFAADTRGGILFFGHDGSGGLTGGSMVADTSASHLARVTATATARIGSNDYLFAADSVEKGVTSLRVGTGGATVKDAIGAADGIGIMTPTDIATATVLGETFVLLASSASGGGALSVFKASSSGSLSLADHVTDTLLTRFGQAQTLVTVQSGDRTFVVAGGGDLGLSLFVLLPGGRLVHLESIADTTSIGLGGVQAVTAAKVGSRIEILAASQNEAGLTQLAVSVAEQGVDRRAATSGSSLSGGNGDDLLAGRGGMDSLYGGSGDDILFDGAGADLMHGGAGDDIFIFAADGDTDRVYGFEPGRDRLDLSAFPFLYDTSAIAYGAMSWGARLTVGDEVIDLHSASGGALSRSEAIGAVELDGGHRTAAVPSDLPPVEQGDPPPDIPLPPPPADPGRTVEGTAGQDILEGGGQDDLLRAGAGSDSLYGGYGNDRLEGGDGDDRLLGGEGADWLDGGAGADNLFGGGGHDRLSGGPQDDLLIGGSGNDTLWGDTHQDRLSGGDGRDSLYGGSGHDQLFGEADSDFLFGGWGNDFLRGGSGDDDLAGNEGYDRIEGEHGNDRLYGDGGEDNMSGQSGHDLIAGGHGNDRLSGGDGYDLLYGGTGNDAMYGDAGKDNLNGHDGHDKMAGGSNDDRLSGGGGYDLLYGGSGNDVIYGDPGNDNLIAHEGGDRLYAGSGHDRLSGGGGDDTLIGGTGRDVLYGDPGNDRMDGGSDHDRMSGGSGRDLLFGGSGNDNMHGGSGNDHMLGGSGRDRISGGSGRDVLSGGSSADDFVFDRSSGHDRITDFNVWQDDLQFYGMSRSAVKVSATSAGLLVTWDDDSVLLQGLGGWAADKIDMDFG
- a CDS encoding UDP-galactopyranose/dTDP-fucopyranose mutase family protein, with amino-acid sequence MDILLVGAGLSGAVIARELAEAGHRCTVIDGRPHVAGNCHTERDPATGVMVHVYGPHIFHTADAGVWDYVNRHMTFRPYRHQVRTTVGDRVYSMPINLLTINQFFGTAMRPDEAAAFIKAKAEPIADPQSFEEQALAFVGREIYEAFFKGYTEKQWGTSPQNLPASILKRLPLRFSYDDNYFAHPFQGMPERGYTEMVESILDHPGIDVHVSTVFQPEMASRYGHVFWSGPLDGWFGYDLGRLGYRTLDFERFEGQGDWQGCAVMNYGDADMPFTRITEHKHFAPWEEHGDSVLYREFSRACGAEDIPYYPIRLVEEKALLGDYVSRADGEEGVTFVGRLGTYRYLDMDVTIREALDTAGAFLAAQKAGTAMSAVVKAPL